Proteins encoded within one genomic window of Lysinibacillus sphaericus:
- the fliP gene encoding flagellar type III secretion system pore protein FliP (The bacterial flagellar biogenesis protein FliP forms a type III secretion system (T3SS)-type pore required for flagellar assembly.), translating to MNDIVNYFSNSDPTNVSTSIKLLLLLTVLSLAPSILILMTSFARIVIVLSFVRTALATQQMPPNQVIVGLALFLTFFIMAPTFQEVNKEALQPLFAEEIGLEEAYEKASVPFKEFMSKHTRQKDLDLFLQYNKAEKPASVEEIPLTMLVPAFALSEIKTAFQIGFMIFIPFLVIDMIVASTLMSMGMMMLPPVMISLPFKILLFVLVDGWYLVMKSLLQSF from the coding sequence ATGAATGATATAGTCAATTATTTTTCCAACAGCGACCCAACCAATGTCTCAACTTCTATTAAGCTCCTTTTATTATTAACTGTATTGTCACTTGCCCCGAGCATTTTAATTTTAATGACATCATTTGCGCGGATTGTCATTGTGCTCTCATTTGTACGTACAGCGTTGGCGACACAACAAATGCCTCCTAATCAGGTTATTGTTGGACTTGCCTTATTTTTAACCTTCTTTATCATGGCTCCTACATTTCAAGAGGTCAATAAAGAGGCATTACAGCCACTATTTGCTGAAGAAATTGGGCTAGAAGAAGCATATGAGAAGGCAAGTGTGCCGTTTAAAGAGTTTATGAGTAAGCATACAAGGCAAAAAGATTTAGATTTGTTTTTACAATATAATAAGGCAGAAAAGCCAGCATCTGTAGAGGAAATTCCACTTACTATGCTCGTACCTGCTTTTGCACTCAGTGAAATTAAAACTGCTTTCCAAATTGGTTTTATGATATTTATTCCATTCCTTGTAATCGATATGATTGTCGCAAGTACATTAATGTCGATGGGGATGATGATGTTACCACCGGTTATGATTTCATTGCCGTTTAAGATTTTATTATTTGTACTCGTCGATGGCTGGTACCTCGTAATGAAATCATTACTACAAAGTTTTTAG
- a CDS encoding flagellar biosynthetic protein FliO, which translates to MLKSFRVTMIFAFLVTFLFVYPPTVSVHADTDTNSIEYCMKKPEECKENSDPAAKEDTVVSAAGDVSAWEYIKMVLALIFVVALFYGLMKFLNKRNLTFQRNQMVQNLGGLSLGAQKSVQLLQIGKTIYLVGVGEDVQLIREITDPQEVEELLALYNEKQEFAATSPYIAEVISKFKRKNKQNSSTSTQQDSFGELFEKKISEIKQERSEELERWKQKENDDK; encoded by the coding sequence ATGTTAAAATCATTTCGTGTCACGATGATTTTCGCATTTCTTGTAACCTTCCTATTTGTGTATCCACCAACAGTTTCTGTTCATGCAGATACCGATACAAATAGTATTGAGTATTGTATGAAAAAACCAGAGGAATGTAAGGAAAATTCAGACCCAGCTGCGAAAGAAGATACAGTTGTTTCAGCAGCTGGAGATGTTTCTGCATGGGAATACATAAAAATGGTTTTGGCGCTTATTTTTGTTGTAGCTTTATTTTATGGGTTGATGAAGTTTTTAAATAAAAGAAATTTAACTTTTCAACGAAATCAAATGGTACAAAATTTAGGCGGTTTATCGTTAGGGGCACAAAAGTCTGTTCAACTGTTGCAAATAGGTAAAACGATTTATTTGGTTGGTGTCGGTGAAGATGTCCAACTGATTCGAGAAATTACCGATCCGCAAGAAGTTGAAGAGCTGTTAGCGCTCTATAACGAAAAACAGGAATTTGCGGCAACATCACCTTATATAGCAGAAGTAATTTCTAAGTTTAAGAGAAAAAATAAACAAAATTCATCAACAAGCACACAACAAGATTCGTTTGGTGAACTTTTTGAAAAAAAAATCTCTGAAATTAAACAGGAGCGTAGTGAAGAATTAGAGAGATGGAAGCAAAAGGAGAATGATGATAAATGA
- a CDS encoding response regulator, whose protein sequence is MSKRILIVDDAAFMRMMIKDILSKNGFEVVGEAADGLQAVEKYNELKPDLVTMDITMPEMDGIAALKAIKGTDPSATVIMCSAMGQQAMVIDAIQAGAKDFIVKPFQADRVIEAIQKALG, encoded by the coding sequence ATGTCTAAAAGAATTTTGATTGTAGACGATGCTGCATTTATGCGCATGATGATCAAGGATATTTTATCCAAAAACGGATTTGAAGTTGTAGGGGAAGCTGCCGATGGTCTACAGGCTGTTGAAAAATACAACGAGTTAAAGCCAGATTTAGTAACAATGGATATTACAATGCCTGAAATGGATGGTATTGCGGCTCTTAAAGCGATTAAAGGTACTGATCCAAGCGCAACAGTAATCATGTGTTCAGCAATGGGACAACAAGCAATGGTAATCGATGCAATTCAAGCTGGCGCGAAAGACTTCATTGTTAAGCCTTTCCAAGCTGATCGTGTAATTGAAGCGATTCAAAAAGCACTAGGATGA
- the fliY gene encoding flagellar motor switch phosphatase FliY, protein MSDEMLSQEEIEALLRGETLDDRMNDSEASTKEEQNEVRVEDYLDSFAQDALGEVGNISFGSSATALSALLGQKVDITTPSISMINRNKLEEEFPHPYVAVQVEYTIGLTGMNLLVIKQSDAAIIADLMLGGDGLNPKPDLGEIQLSAVQEAMNQMMGSAATSMSTVFNKKVDISPPTIDLMNISKNEGRDNIPEDDLLVKVSFRLRIGNLIDSNLMQLLPLKFSQNIVKSLLGETEAIAEPVAATIAPEAPIAPPPVQHTPPPAQQPAYQQPAAPVQQPMYQEQPPMYQEQQQIQMQQRPVQPVNVQQAQFASFDPNVISQSEARNLNMLLDIPLQVTVELGRTKRSVKEILELASGSIIELDKLAGEPVDILVNSRLIAKGEVVVIDENFGVRITDVLSQAERLNNLR, encoded by the coding sequence ATGAGTGATGAAATGCTCTCCCAAGAAGAAATTGAAGCGTTATTAAGGGGCGAAACGTTGGACGATAGAATGAACGACAGCGAAGCTTCTACAAAAGAAGAACAAAATGAGGTAAGAGTAGAGGATTACCTTGATTCGTTTGCTCAAGATGCACTCGGTGAAGTCGGCAATATATCTTTTGGTAGTTCAGCTACTGCTCTTTCTGCGTTATTAGGACAAAAAGTAGATATTACTACCCCTAGTATTTCAATGATTAACCGTAATAAGTTAGAAGAGGAATTTCCTCATCCGTATGTAGCCGTACAGGTAGAATATACGATTGGTTTAACAGGTATGAATTTACTTGTTATTAAACAATCAGATGCTGCCATTATAGCCGATTTAATGTTAGGTGGGGACGGTTTAAACCCTAAGCCTGACCTAGGTGAAATTCAGCTAAGTGCAGTACAAGAAGCGATGAATCAAATGATGGGTTCTGCGGCAACATCCATGTCGACAGTATTCAACAAAAAGGTGGATATTTCGCCACCGACAATCGATCTAATGAATATTTCTAAAAATGAAGGTCGAGACAATATTCCGGAAGACGATTTACTAGTAAAAGTTTCATTCCGATTACGTATCGGTAATTTAATTGATTCGAACTTAATGCAATTATTGCCACTGAAGTTTAGTCAAAATATTGTCAAATCATTATTAGGTGAAACAGAGGCGATTGCAGAGCCAGTTGCAGCTACCATTGCACCGGAAGCGCCTATTGCGCCACCACCAGTTCAACATACACCGCCACCAGCACAGCAACCGGCATATCAACAACCGGCTGCACCAGTGCAACAGCCGATGTATCAAGAGCAACCACCAATGTATCAAGAACAACAACAAATTCAGATGCAACAAAGACCAGTTCAACCTGTAAATGTTCAGCAAGCACAGTTTGCTAGCTTTGATCCAAATGTAATCTCTCAATCTGAGGCTAGAAATTTAAATATGCTACTTGATATTCCATTGCAAGTTACTGTAGAGTTAGGACGTACGAAACGTTCTGTTAAAGAGATTTTAGAACTAGCTAGTGGATCGATTATAGAATTAGATAAATTAGCAGGGGAACCAGTTGATATTCTAGTAAATAGTCGTCTAATTGCCAAAGGCGAAGTGGTTGTTATTGACGAAAACTTCGGTGTCCGCATTACAGATGTTTTAAGTCAAGCAGAGCGTTTAAATAATTTAAGATAG